The Candidatus Omnitrophota bacterium genome contains the following window.
GTATGATACACATTTATACAGGAAATGGAAAAGGTAAAACAACAGCAGCTATTGGTCTGGCTATGAGAAGAGTCGGCGCAGGAGGTAAGGTCTGCATTATTCAATTCTTAAAGAAAGGCATTTATAATGAATTAAAATCATTAAACAAAGTATCAGGCATCACTATAAAACAGTTTGGTAGAAGCTGTCTGCTTAAGGCCAAGCCTACTAAAGAGGACAAAAAGTTAGCAAAGCAAGCGATTGCTTACGCAAAAGGAGTCATCCAGAAAAAAAACTACGACCTTTTAATTCTGGATGAAATAAATGTTGCTTTAAAATTAAAACTTATAAGTCTTAATATAGTTTGCGAATTTCTTAAGGCCTTGCCTGAATCTGTTGAGTTGGTACTTACAGGTAGGTATGCGCCTAAGAAATTAATTTCCTTAGCTGATTATGTCGCTGAAATAAAAGAAGTGAAGCATCCCTTTAAATTAGGTATTCCTGCCAGGAATGGCATTGAGTTCTAATGCATCTTTTAACCAAATTTAACATCTATCTAATAGCATTTTTTCTAAATTTCCTCTTTCTTAACAATTCTTCTGCATCTGGCGATGACAAAGATATAAGGATTATTTCCATTTCACCTGCGGCAACTGAAATTATCTATGCAATAGGTGCTGGTGATTCTTTAGTCGCTGTAAGCTCTTATTGTAATTGGCCGCCTGAAGCCAAGGCCAAAACCAAAATAGGTTCTTTCAGTTGGCCCAAGATCGAAAAAATTATTTACCTGCAGCCAGATATTGTTATTACTGCCGGATTAGAACAAGCACCAGTTGTTCAGCAGCTTAAGGCGCTTAATATTAGAACAATAGTCTGCTCTGCAAAAACAATAGAAGGGCTGTTTGGTGCTATTGAGGAAATAGCTTTGGCAGTGGATAGAATTGAGGAAGGGCAGAAGTTGATTAAAGTTATGTCAGCTAGGATAAATCAGATTAAAAGCAGATTTGAAGATATACCGGTTAATAAACGGCCAAAGGTTTTATTGGAGCTATGGGATGAGCCTTTGATTGTTGCCGGAACTGATTCGCTTATCGGTCAGGTTATTGAGCTTGCGGGAGGCAAAAATATCGCCTATGATGCAATGCACGCCTACAGTCGTTTTAGTTATGAGCTCGTGCTTAAGAGAAATCCTGACTACATCATCGCTGTTTATATGAAACGAGGCCAAGATAAGGAACGTATTAAGAATCGTTTTGGATATAGCAATATCAAAGCTGTGAAGAATGACCACATTATTTGTGACATTAACCCAGATATTATTTTAAGGGCTGGTCCAAGAATTACAGAGGCGATTGATGAGATCAACAAAAGGATATACGCACAATAGGTCATTAATTATAATTGCTTTATTTGCGCTATTGATAATAGGATCTGTCCTGCATTTGTCTTTGGGTGCTGTAAAGATCAATATATTTACTCATCTTGATGAAATCTCCCTAAAGATTATTCAATTACGTTTTATGCGTCTTGTGCTTGCGCTTATTGCCGGCGGCGGCCTTGCCGTGAGCGGCGTCATCTTACAAGGCCTAACACGAAATCCTTTAGCCGAACCTTATCTTCTGGGCATCTCCAGTGGCGCAGCTTTAGGTGCAGTCTCTTGCTTATTAATCGGGGTTGATATCAGACTTCAACCTATCATATCTTTTTTATTTGCTGCCTTAACGTTTTATGCCGTATACTCAATCGCTAAGGTCAATCAAAAGATATTTATGCATTCCTTAATCTTATCCGGGGTAATAATAAGTATACTTATTTCCAGTGTGACAATGTTTCTTGTGTCTCTTTCTCCAAATGAAGCCTTGCATGGAATGTCTTGGTGGTCATTAGGAAGCCTGCATATATTCAGTCAACCGCTGTTAATAATTGTGGGAGTAACAGTAACAATAGCAGTTGTCTTTAGCCTCTTTTTTGCGCGCAACCTTAATGCTATCAGCCTTGGAGAAGAAGAGGCAATGCATCTGGGCATAGATGTTGAAAAGACAAAAAAGATTCTGTTTTTGATTGCCGCATTAATAACCGCTAGCTTAGTATCAACCTGCGGTATGATTGGTTTTGTAGGTCTTATAATTCCGCATATGTGCCGCTTACTGCTTGGTCCAAATCATAGGGTTTTAATGCCAGCATCTGTTTTAGCTGGGGCGGCCTTTCTAATCATAGCTGATATATTCTCACGCAACTTAATGGGTTCTGTAGAGGTGCCTATTGGGGTCATAACAGCCTTGATTGGTGCACCTGTTTTTATTATTCTCTTCAAGCACAAACTAGGTTCAAGAGTATGAATTTGATAGATGTCGAAAATCTAAACTCCGGCTACGAAAAAGACAAAGTCGTCTTGAAGGACATTAGCTTTGAGGTAGGGGAAGGAGAGTTTTTAGGTATTATTGGCCCTAATGGCTCAGGAAAGACTACACTCCTAAAATCATTAAGCGGCATCATCAAGCCTTTCAAAGGCAAGGTACTATTAAACAATAGAGACGTATACAAAATGAGTTTGCGCGAAATAGCTAGAGCCTGTGCCTTTGTTTCATCAGACACCTCAATTGCCTTTCCTTTTAGCGTATTAGATATAGTCTTAATGGGAAGAATCCCTCATATAAAAAATTTAGGCGGCTATAGTAAAAATGATATACGCATTGTCAGGGAGTCTTTAGAGCTGACTGACAGCACTGCATTTATAAATCGGCCTATATACACACTTAGTGCGGGTGAACGCCAACGCGTCTTCCTTGCCAAGATGCTGGCTCAGGAGCCTAGGGTGGTTTTTCTTGATGAACCAACAACACATTTGGATATTGGCCATCAAATCCAAATACTCAGCCTTTTAAAAAGATTTAATCAACAAGGAAAATTTACTATAGTGGTTGTTTTGCATGACTTGAACCTCGCAAGTGAATTCTGCACCCGCCTAATCCTTCTTAATAACGGCAAGATTGAAAAGGCCGCTAGTCCAGAAGAAGTGCTCACCTATGAAATAATTGAAAAGGTTTATAACACCCTTGTGATTGTTAGTAAAAATCCAGTAAGTAGTAAACCCCATATATTATTAGTCAAGGAAGAAGAAAAGATATAGTAAGTCCTTAAATTCTGCTTGACATCTTGATAAAATAATCTAAAATAGATTTATCTTTGAAAATTAAATCCTACAGGTCCTTTCTCTAGGAAAGAGAAAGGGATAACAGGGAATCCTAAAAAGGGAACGGTCCCGCCGCTGTATAAGGTAACGAAATCCCAGAAAGCCACTTCTTAAAAGATCTTTTAGAGGGAAGGCAGGGAGAGTAGGTTATGAAGCCTTGAGTCAGAAAACCTGCCTGTAAAAATAAGCCTCGAGGAAGGGTGAAGTTAAACAGGGCGCAACCCCGAAGCTGACGATTAGAAGAATCGTAGATTTCGGGGTTTTTTATTTTTAAAAATGCCTAAGAAGCTAATCTTAATTCGGCACGGTCAAACAGACTGGAATTATCAAAAAAGATATACTGGCTTTACGGATATAGGCCTAAATAAAAAAGGCAAGGCCCAGGCAAGAAGGCTTTCTAAGAAGTTAAGCAAAGTAGAAATTCATAACGTCTACGCAAGCAATATGAAAAGAACAGTTCAGTTTGCCAAGATAATCTTTAAAGATAAACCAGTAAAAGAATTTTCAGGGCTTCGCGAGATGAATTTTGGCATACTTGAAGGCTTGACATATCAGGAGATTATGAAAAAGCACTCTCAAGCTTATACGAAATGGTTAGCCAACCCATCAAAACACACTATTCCAGAAGGTGAAAATTTAAATAATTTCGCAAAAAGAGTAAGAAAAACATTAAAGACGCTATTATCAGACAATAAGAATAAAACAATCGCAATATTTACTCACGCCGGCCCCATAAAAGTAATTTTATGCGATATTTTAAAAATAAGTTTAAGAGAGACTTGGCGTATAGAGCCAAAATCAGGCAGCATTAATATTATTGAATTTACTAGGGGCAAGGCTAGAATCCACTCTACATCCAACACGGCATATTTAAATGGGTAAGATTATATTTATTCTTGGCGGGGCAAGAAGCGGAAAAAGCGCCTATGCTGTTAAATTGGCTAAGGGGCTTGATAAAAAGGTCGCGTTTCTTGCTACTTGTCTACCTTTAGATAAAGAAATGAAAGAGCGAATCTCTCTCCATAAGAAAAAAAGGCCTGCGCATTGGCAAACATTTGAGCAACCTAAAGATTTGACCCCAACACTTAGAAAGATATGTCCTAAATTTAATGTTATCATTATTGACTGTCTTACAATTCTCATATCTAATCTTTTAGGGCAAGGGCTCAAATGTGCTGCTGTAGAAAATAGGATTGCTAAGATGTTGAAAATCCTTAAACAAAGTAAGCCTACATCAATCATTGTCTCTAACGAAGTCGGTTTAGGCATAGTCCCCGAGAACGCGCTAGGAAGAAGATTTAGGGACTTGGCTGGAAGAGTGAATCAGAACGTAGCAGCCAGAGCTAATGATGTTTTTTTTATGGTTTCAGGCCTGCCTTTAAAAGTCAGAAAGGGATAAAATGGACAAAATACAAGAAATTATTAAGAAAATAGAGGAACTTGATCAAGGTCTTATGACTAAGGCCCAGGCTAGATTAGATAACCTCACTAAACCGCAAGGAAGTTTAGGCCGACTAGAAGAAATAGCAAAGCTTATTGTTGGTATTAGCAGGAATGAGAATCCGTCTATTGGAAAAAAAGTAATTTTTACCTTTGCCTCTGATCATGGAGTAACGCAAGAGAAGGTAAGCGCCTTTCCAAAAGAGGTTACAGCACAGATGGTCTATAATTTTTTAAGTGGCGGTGCGGGAATTAACGTCTTAGCAGGTTGTGTTGGCGCAAAGGTTATAGTTGCAGATATGGGAATTGCACTTGATTTAAAGCCGCATCCAAAACTAATTATCAATAAAATCAATTATGGTACCAAAAATATGGCAGCCGGTCCAGCAATGACAAGAGAAGAGGCGGTAAGGTCTGTTGAAGCAGGTATTGAAATATTTCTAGATGTGTTTAGAGAAGGCGTAGATATTGTCGGCACAGGAGAAATGGGCATTGGGAATACAACAGCCTCAAGCGCTATAGCTGCCTGCCTACTAGAAGAGCCGGTTGAAAAAATGACAGGTAGAGGAACAGGCATTGATGATAAGGCCTTCTCTAATAAGGTTGGAGTAATAGAAAAAGCGCTTAGTATAAATAAACCAAATCCTAAAGACCCTTTAGATGTATTATCTAAAGTAGGTGGATTTGAAATAGGAGGCCTTGCTGGGGTAATTCTAGGGGCGGCCTCAAAAAGAATTCCTGTAGTCATAGATGGTTTTATTTCCGGAGTAGCTGCCTTAATTGCTTACAGGTTAGAGCCAAAAGTAAAGAATTATATGATTGCTGCCCACTGTTCTGTAGAAAAAGGACATAGAATAATCTTAGACTACCTGGGTCTCAAACCACTCCTAGATTTAGAATTACGCCTTGGAGAAGGAACCGGGGCTGCTTTAGGAATGGGAATAATTGAGGCTAGTATTAAAATCTTTACTCAGATGGCTACGTTTCAAAAAGCATCTGTTTCCGAGAAAATCGAAGAATGAAAAGGTTTTTAATTGCCCTCCAGTTTTTAACTACCCTGCCCATAAAGATTAAATCAGAGATTAAAAATGAGGATTTCGGTAAATCTTTATTGTATTTTCCTATAGTAGGGATGTTAATCGGTCTTTTATTAAGTTTAATTCTTTCTCTTTTTAACTTCTTGCCCCATTTGGTGTTAGGCGTATTTATCTTATTAGCGTCCTTTATCATAACAGGTGGAATTCACTTAGATGGATTCGCTGATACTTGTGACGGATTTTATGGCTCCAAACCCAAAAAAAAGATACTCGAGATAATGCGAGATAGTCGAGTCGGAACAATGGGGGTAACAGGTTTAGTCTGTCTCCTGCTTTTAAAGTTTGCACTTATCGTAAATACTCCCAAAGACATGCTTTGGAAATTATTGATTATGATGACTGCATTTGCAAGGTTATCTCAAGTTCTTGCCTGCTATACTTCTGGATATGCACGTCAGGAAGGTAAGGCAAAATACTTCATAGAATATGCCCTTAAGAAAGATGCTGTTATCGGGGCCTTATTTACCTTGAGCTTATTCTTATGGCTGATGCAGATAAAAGGTGTTGCCCTGTTTCTTATTCCTATACCTTTAATATTTTTATTCATAAATTATATTAAGAAAAGAATTAATGGAATGACCGGCGATACAATTGGTGCAGTGAGTGAACTGGCAGAAGTGTCTATTTTGCTAAGTTTTCTTGTTATAAACAGGCTTTATATATGAAGAATTCCCTAGCCATATCTTCCTGGAGCGGAGGAAAGGATAGTTGCCTTGCTTGCTATAAGGCGATGAGACTTGGCTACAAAATAAAATACCTCCTAAATTTTATCTCTAAAGAATATAAACGCTGCTGTTTTCATGGAATTGAAGCTAGGCTGCTAAAATTGCAGGCTGAACTTGTAGGAATTCCACTCGTTCAAAAAGAGGTTTCACCTGACATGAAAAAGTATGAACAAGAGTTTAAACAGGCTGTAAACGAGCTTAAAGATAAAGGCATTAGAGAAATGGTGTTTGGAGACATCTATTTGGATGAACACAAAATCTGGGTTGAACGCGTATGCAAGGAAATCGGAATTAAGCCTATAGAACCCCTCTGGAACCTTTCACCAGAAAAAATCGTAGAAGATTTTATTAATCTAGGATTTAAAGCAATCGTTGTTAGCTGTAAGGCTGATATGTTTGGAAAAGAGTTTATTGGAAGATATGTAGATAAAGATTTCCTAAAAGAACTTACAGCAAGAGGGATTTGTCCTTGCGGTGAGAACGGCGAATTTCATACCTTTATTGTTGATGGACCTATATTTAAAAAAAGAATAGAGATAACAGAAAGTCAAACAGTTCTTAAAAAAGGCTTTTGGGAGTATTGGTTTTTAGATATTAAGAAATATCAAGTTAAAGGAAAGGAGGAAAATTAATACAACTTGATAGAAGGTATAGACAAAAACACTTTATATAGGCAAAGGAAGTAGGGGTGAAATTCCCCTTGCTGTCCCGCAACGGTAATACCCAGGCTTGATAAAAGCCTAGGTGAGCCCGGACGATTGCCTCGCTATTTCTGCTTGCAATAAGCAGGAAAGTATCCTCGCGGAAGGAGAAAAACAATGAATAAATTTAAATGCTTGTTTACTTTGACTTTATTATGTATTTTCTGTCTAATTAATACTAAGGTAGATGCAAATGAGTCTGGTACATCTCATTACACAATTGATTTAGAAAAGATTGTAATTACGCCTTCTAGGCTAAAGCAGGAATATAGGCATTCCACCCAAAATATAAGTATTATCACTAAAGAAGACATTGAGTCTGAAGGCAAGCTTGAGATCTCAGAGGTCCTGGATTTATTGCCTTCAGTAGATATATTAGAGTATGGTTCTACTGGCTCTACGCGAGCTATCCATACCCGAGGTGCCTCATCCAGCCAAGTCCTCACTCTTGTTGACGGAAGACCAGTCAATACCCCGCGCGATGGTCTCACAGATTTTAATCAAATTCCTCTTTCAAACATTGAAAGGATTGAAGTTTTGCGCGGCCCTTTAAGTAGTATATATGGCGCGAATGCGGTAGGCGGGGTTATCAATATAATTACTAAAAGCGGAAAAGAAAAAAAACAGACTAAAAGTTCAAGCAAATTCGGTTCTTTCAATACAAAATCTGTTTCTTTAACCCACTCAAATAAAATAGATAAGTTCGATTATTTTATATCCAGCGACTACCTAGCCTCGCATGGCCATAGAGATAATGCTGACTATTTAAGCAACAATGTAAATACAAAATTAGGGATTGAGTTAGATGCTGACAATCATATTAATACTTCTTTTGGATACTACAATTCAGAAGTAGGAACCCCGGGCTTAATTACTAATCAAGACCTGGATGATAGACAGGAAACATTTAAAAAATATATCGATATAACTTATGATGGGAAAATGTTGGAAGGTCAAGATATAGTTTTAAAGGTATATCAGAATTTTGATAGATTGGAATTTATTGAAGCCTTTGATCCGCTTGATAAAGATACACAACAGACCAAGGTTTATGGGACAGATTTTCAGATTTCTCAAGTTCTATTCGATATTTATCGATCCGCAATTGGATTAAGCTTTCAAGAGCACAGACTTAACAGTTCAAACAGCGGCAAACATAGCTATAGCCTGAAAGGGACTTATTTTGAATCAGAGACAGACATTTTTAATAAAGGGTCCTTGAAGTTCGGAGCACGCTGGGATGACTATTCAAATTTTGGAGATAGGATTAGCCCTAGTGCTAGTTTTAATCTTTGGTTATTTGATAAAATAAAGCTGCATGCCTTGGCAGCAAAATCTTTCCGTGCGCCTACTTTTAATGATCTTTACTGGCCGCAAGAAGATTGGGGTATTTGGGGCGGGGTAGAAGGGAATTCTAATCTTGGTCCTGAAAAAGCAATTTCATATGAAGCAGGCATAGGCGGGTATTCCTTAGGAAGACTTAAGACTGATATTACATATTTTATGACAGATTTCGATGATTTAATAGAATGGACAGTTGATGACTCTTGGTGGTGGAGACCTGAAAATGTTAGCTCTGCATCTATAAGAGGAGCTGAGCTTGAGACAGAATTCGTTACAAATGACCATTTTAAAGCTAATTTTAACTACACTTACCTAAGAGCTAAAAATAAAGATACAAAGAACTGGTTAATATATCGGCCTAGACATCTGTATAAGTTAAAATTAACCTACTCACCTGTCCCTAGATACGAATTGGGCTTAAGCGGCATATACAAAACAAAAAGATTCAGCAATGCAAGCAATACGACCTTTCTCAAGGCCTACTTTATTATGAATATGAACCTTTCCTACAAAATAAATGATTTTGCGCAAATTTTGTTTGAGACTAAAAATATCTTTGATAGAACGTATCAAGAGGAGAGGGACTATTCTATGCCAGGAAGGGCATTTTAT
Protein-coding sequences here:
- the cobO gene encoding cob(I)yrinic acid a,c-diamide adenosyltransferase encodes the protein MGMIHIYTGNGKGKTTAAIGLAMRRVGAGGKVCIIQFLKKGIYNELKSLNKVSGITIKQFGRSCLLKAKPTKEDKKLAKQAIAYAKGVIQKKNYDLLILDEINVALKLKLISLNIVCEFLKALPESVELVLTGRYAPKKLISLADYVAEIKEVKHPFKLGIPARNGIEF
- a CDS encoding cobalamin-binding protein, yielding MHLLTKFNIYLIAFFLNFLFLNNSSASGDDKDIRIISISPAATEIIYAIGAGDSLVAVSSYCNWPPEAKAKTKIGSFSWPKIEKIIYLQPDIVITAGLEQAPVVQQLKALNIRTIVCSAKTIEGLFGAIEEIALAVDRIEEGQKLIKVMSARINQIKSRFEDIPVNKRPKVLLELWDEPLIVAGTDSLIGQVIELAGGKNIAYDAMHAYSRFSYELVLKRNPDYIIAVYMKRGQDKERIKNRFGYSNIKAVKNDHIICDINPDIILRAGPRITEAIDEINKRIYAQ
- a CDS encoding iron ABC transporter permease, producing MRSTKGYTHNRSLIIIALFALLIIGSVLHLSLGAVKINIFTHLDEISLKIIQLRFMRLVLALIAGGGLAVSGVILQGLTRNPLAEPYLLGISSGAALGAVSCLLIGVDIRLQPIISFLFAALTFYAVYSIAKVNQKIFMHSLILSGVIISILISSVTMFLVSLSPNEALHGMSWWSLGSLHIFSQPLLIIVGVTVTIAVVFSLFFARNLNAISLGEEEAMHLGIDVEKTKKILFLIAALITASLVSTCGMIGFVGLIIPHMCRLLLGPNHRVLMPASVLAGAAFLIIADIFSRNLMGSVEVPIGVITALIGAPVFIILFKHKLGSRV
- a CDS encoding ABC transporter ATP-binding protein, producing MNLIDVENLNSGYEKDKVVLKDISFEVGEGEFLGIIGPNGSGKTTLLKSLSGIIKPFKGKVLLNNRDVYKMSLREIARACAFVSSDTSIAFPFSVLDIVLMGRIPHIKNLGGYSKNDIRIVRESLELTDSTAFINRPIYTLSAGERQRVFLAKMLAQEPRVVFLDEPTTHLDIGHQIQILSLLKRFNQQGKFTIVVVLHDLNLASEFCTRLILLNNGKIEKAASPEEVLTYEIIEKVYNTLVIVSKNPVSSKPHILLVKEEEKI
- the cobC gene encoding alpha-ribazole phosphatase, which encodes MPKKLILIRHGQTDWNYQKRYTGFTDIGLNKKGKAQARRLSKKLSKVEIHNVYASNMKRTVQFAKIIFKDKPVKEFSGLREMNFGILEGLTYQEIMKKHSQAYTKWLANPSKHTIPEGENLNNFAKRVRKTLKTLLSDNKNKTIAIFTHAGPIKVILCDILKISLRETWRIEPKSGSINIIEFTRGKARIHSTSNTAYLNG
- the cobU gene encoding bifunctional adenosylcobinamide kinase/adenosylcobinamide-phosphate guanylyltransferase, producing MGKIIFILGGARSGKSAYAVKLAKGLDKKVAFLATCLPLDKEMKERISLHKKKRPAHWQTFEQPKDLTPTLRKICPKFNVIIIDCLTILISNLLGQGLKCAAVENRIAKMLKILKQSKPTSIIVSNEVGLGIVPENALGRRFRDLAGRVNQNVAARANDVFFMVSGLPLKVRKG
- the cobT gene encoding nicotinate-nucleotide--dimethylbenzimidazole phosphoribosyltransferase, with translation MDKIQEIIKKIEELDQGLMTKAQARLDNLTKPQGSLGRLEEIAKLIVGISRNENPSIGKKVIFTFASDHGVTQEKVSAFPKEVTAQMVYNFLSGGAGINVLAGCVGAKVIVADMGIALDLKPHPKLIINKINYGTKNMAAGPAMTREEAVRSVEAGIEIFLDVFREGVDIVGTGEMGIGNTTASSAIAACLLEEPVEKMTGRGTGIDDKAFSNKVGVIEKALSINKPNPKDPLDVLSKVGGFEIGGLAGVILGAASKRIPVVIDGFISGVAALIAYRLEPKVKNYMIAAHCSVEKGHRIILDYLGLKPLLDLELRLGEGTGAALGMGIIEASIKIFTQMATFQKASVSEKIEE
- the cobS gene encoding adenosylcobinamide-GDP ribazoletransferase, encoding MKRFLIALQFLTTLPIKIKSEIKNEDFGKSLLYFPIVGMLIGLLLSLILSLFNFLPHLVLGVFILLASFIITGGIHLDGFADTCDGFYGSKPKKKILEIMRDSRVGTMGVTGLVCLLLLKFALIVNTPKDMLWKLLIMMTAFARLSQVLACYTSGYARQEGKAKYFIEYALKKDAVIGALFTLSLFLWLMQIKGVALFLIPIPLIFLFINYIKKRINGMTGDTIGAVSELAEVSILLSFLVINRLYI
- a CDS encoding diphthine--ammonia ligase; the encoded protein is MKNSLAISSWSGGKDSCLACYKAMRLGYKIKYLLNFISKEYKRCCFHGIEARLLKLQAELVGIPLVQKEVSPDMKKYEQEFKQAVNELKDKGIREMVFGDIYLDEHKIWVERVCKEIGIKPIEPLWNLSPEKIVEDFINLGFKAIVVSCKADMFGKEFIGRYVDKDFLKELTARGICPCGENGEFHTFIVDGPIFKKRIEITESQTVLKKGFWEYWFLDIKKYQVKGKEEN
- a CDS encoding TonB-dependent receptor; this translates as MNKFKCLFTLTLLCIFCLINTKVDANESGTSHYTIDLEKIVITPSRLKQEYRHSTQNISIITKEDIESEGKLEISEVLDLLPSVDILEYGSTGSTRAIHTRGASSSQVLTLVDGRPVNTPRDGLTDFNQIPLSNIERIEVLRGPLSSIYGANAVGGVINIITKSGKEKKQTKSSSKFGSFNTKSVSLTHSNKIDKFDYFISSDYLASHGHRDNADYLSNNVNTKLGIELDADNHINTSFGYYNSEVGTPGLITNQDLDDRQETFKKYIDITYDGKMLEGQDIVLKVYQNFDRLEFIEAFDPLDKDTQQTKVYGTDFQISQVLFDIYRSAIGLSFQEHRLNSSNSGKHSYSLKGTYFESETDIFNKGSLKFGARWDDYSNFGDRISPSASFNLWLFDKIKLHALAAKSFRAPTFNDLYWPQEDWGIWGGVEGNSNLGPEKAISYEAGIGGYSLGRLKTDITYFMTDFDDLIEWTVDDSWWWRPENVSSASIRGAELETEFVTNDHFKANFNYTYLRAKNKDTKNWLIYRPRHLYKLKLTYSPVPRYELGLSGIYKTKRFSNASNTTFLKAYFIMNMNLSYKINDFAQILFETKNIFDRTYQEERDYSMPGRAFYSGFKLTF